From a single Brassica napus cultivar Da-Ae chromosome C9, Da-Ae, whole genome shotgun sequence genomic region:
- the LOC106416546 gene encoding berberine bridge enzyme-like 27 has protein sequence MEFFSFWLSLFTHFILLNLTIAHLSNHENFLSCLSRRINDFTVEPRVIHTSEDSSFFSILNSSIQNPRFSVLEAPKPVSIITPVEATDVQSTIKCARLHDIHVRTRSGGHDYEGFSYIARTRPFVVIDMRNLRSITLDVDNRTGWVQTGATIGELYYEIGKLRKSLAFPAGLYPTVGIGGQFGGGGYGTLMRKYGLSADNVIDAHIVDSSGRFLDREGMGEDFFWAIRGGGGSSFCVVLAWKIRLVDVPTVVTVFDVTKTSEKEAVRTINNWQYVADKVPDNLFVRAMLQRSNDTAVYASFPGLYLGPVSDLLTLIEEKFPGLGLKIGDCREMSWIESVLWFIKGESMNTLTERKRTSRSFKGKDDFIQKPIPKTAIRELWKRAYASEARLAKIILTPFGGRMIEIAENEIPFPHRGGNLYEIQYLAYWKEEEDKNKNDTEKYMRWVESLYDFMTPYVSKSPRGAYVNFRDVDLGMYNVGMNMKTKYEEGKIWGVKYFKNNFDRLVRVKTSVDPMDFFCDEQSIPVLKSVDVI, from the coding sequence ATGGAGTTCTTCAGCTTTTGGCTTTccctctttactcatttcattcTGTTGAATCTTACTATTGCTCATCTATCCAATCACGAAAACTTTCTCAGCTGTCTCTCTCGCCGGATAAACGACTTCACCGTCGAACCTAGAGTCATACACACATCTGAAgactcttctttcttctcaatCTTGAATTCTTCCATACAGAATCCAAGATTCTCGGTTCTCGAAGCACCTAAACCGGTCTCAATCATCACTCCGGTTGAAGCCACCGATGTTCAGTCAACGATTAAATGCGCACGGCTTCACGATATCCACGTCAGGACACGGAGTGGTGGTCATGACTACGAGGGATTCTCGTACATCGCCAGAACCAGACCGTTCGTTGTCATTGATATGAGAAATCTCCGGTCTATTACACTAGATGTTGATAACCGGACCGGTTGGGTTCAAACCGGAGCTACAATTGGTGAATTGTACTACGAGATTGGGAAATTGAGAAAATCACTGGCCTTCCCGGCCGGTCTTTACCCAACCGTCGGCATAGGAGGGCAGTTCGGAGGTGGAGGGTATGGTACATTGATGAGAAAATACGGTTTATCCGCAGATAATGTGATTGACGCGCATATAGTCGACTCGAGTGGAAGGTTTCTTGACCGAGAAGGCATGGGTGAGGATTTCTTTTGGGCTATACGTGGAGGTGGGGGGTCGAGTTTCTGCGTTGTCTTAGCATGGAAGATTAGATTGGTTGATGTTCCGACAGTAGTAACGGTCTTTGACGTCACGAAAACATCTGAGAAGGAGGCTGTCCGAACCATCAACAATTGGCAGTATGTCGCGGATAAGGTTCCTGATAATCTTTTCGTTAGAGCTATGTTGCAGAGATCTAACGACACCGCAGTTTACGCTTCATTCCCGGGACTTTATCTTGGTCCGGTAAGCGATTTATTAACGTTAATAGAAGAGAAGTTTCCGGGACTAGGTCTTAAGATAGGAGATTGTAGAGAGATGAGTTGGATTGAGTCAGTTCTCTGGTTTATCAAAGGAGAATCAATGAATACTCTTACGGAGCGTAAGCGTACGTCGAGATCTTTCAAGGGCAAAGACGATTTTATTCAAAAACCGATACCAAAAACTGCTATTCGAGAGCTTTGGAAGCGAGCCTACGCTTCAGAGGCTAGGCTAGCAAAGATCATACTCACTCCATTTGGTGGGAGAATGATTGAGATTGCGGAAAATGAAATACCATTCCCACATAGAGGAGGGAATCTCTATGAGATTCAGTATTTAGCTTATtggaaagaggaagaagacaagaacaAGAATGATACAGAGAAATATATGAGATGGGTTGAGAGTTTATACGATTTTATGACTccttatgtttcaaaatcaccAAGAGGAGCTTATGTTAATTTTAGAGATGTTGATTTGGGGATGTATAACGTTGGGATGAATATGAAGACTAAGTACGAAGAAGGAAAGATTTGGGGAGTGAAGTATTTCAAGAACAATTTCGATAGATTGGTgcgggtgaaaacgagtgttgACCCAATGGATTTCTTCTGTGATGAGCAGAGTATTCCAGTTCTGAAATCTGTTGATGTTATTTAA
- the LOC106417665 gene encoding putative UDP-arabinose 4-epimerase 4, whose product MLSLFGVRNQRRNSRPLSVGDMDYLEPKTKNNLLGKLLLLASLVILAIIVISRSSSFTSPSVFSQREEGVTHVLVTGGAGYIGSHAALRLLKDSYRVTIVDNLSRGNLGAVKVLQGLFPQTGRLQFIYADLGDPAAVEKIFSENAFDAVMHFAAVAYVGESTLYPLKYYHNITSNTLGVLEAMARHKVKKLIYSSTCATYGEPAKMPITEDTPQVPINPYGKAKKMAEDMILDFSKNSDMAVMILRYFNVIGSDPGGRLGEAPRPELREQGRISGACFDAARGFIPGLQVKGTDYKTSDGTCIRDYIDVTDLVDAHVKALQKAQPRKVGIYNVGTGKGRSVKEFVEACKKATGVEIKVDFLPRRPGDYAEVYSDPTKILKDLNWTAQYTNLQNSLQVAWRWQKIHPHGYASY is encoded by the exons ATGCTAAGTTTGTTTGGAGTCCGAAATCAACGAAGAAACTCAAGGCCTTTGTCTGTAGGAG ATATGGATTATTTAGAACCCAAAACAAAGAACAATCTATTGGGAAAGCTTCTCTTATTAGCTTCTCTAGTAATCTTAGCTATCATTGTGATCAGTCGATCTTCAAGCTTCACATCACCGAGCGTG TTTTCTCAAAGAGAGGAAGGAGTTACTCATGTGTTAGTCACTGGTGGAGCTGGCTATATCGGTTCACATGCGGCCTTAAGGCTGCTTAAGGATTCATACCGCGTAACCATTGTG GACAATCTTTCCCGTGGGAATCTTGGCGCGGTTAAGGTTTTACAGGGATTGTTTCCACAAACTGGAAGACTACAGTTCATTTACGCTGATTTAGGAGATCCCGCAGCT GTCGAGAAAATCTTCTCAGAGAATGCCTTTGACGCTGTGATGCATTTTGCTGCGGTAGCGTATGTTGGAGAAAGCACTCTTTATCCTCTAAA GTATTACCATAACATTACATCAAACACATTAGGAGTTCTTGAAGCTATGGCTAGACACAAAGTGAAGAAACTGATATATTCTAGCACTTGTGCTACTTATGGAGAGCCTGCAAAAATGCCAATTACTGAAGACACTCCTCAG gTCCCGATAAATCCTTATGGGAAAGCTAAAAAGATGGCAGAGGATATGATCTTGGATTTCTCTAAGAACTCTGATATGGCGGTTATGATCTTAAG ATACTTCAATGTGATCGGTTCAGATCCAGGAGGTAGACTAGGAGAAGCTCCAAGACCCGAGCTTCGTGAGCAAGGACGGATATCCGGTGCTTGTTTTGATGCAGCTCGCGGTTTCATTCCAGGACTACAA GTCAAAGGAACGGACTACAAAACATCGGACGGGACTTGCATTAGAGACTATATAGATGTTACTGACCTTGTGGATGCTCACGTGAAGGCTCTCCAAAAAGCTCAGCCTCGCAAAGTCGGTATCTACAATGTTGGAACCGGAAAAG GAAGATCGGTTAAAGAATTTGTGGAGGCGTGTAAGAAGGCAACAGGAGTAGAGATCAAAGTAGACTTCCTGCCCCGACGACCAGGAGATTACGCAGAGGTTTATAGTGATCCGACAAAGATTTTGAAAGACTTGAACTGGACTGCTCAATACACAAATCTTCAGAATAGTCTTCAAGTTGCTTGGAGGTGGCAAAAGATTCATCCTCATGGATATGCTTCTTactaa
- the BNAC09G18380D gene encoding uncharacterized protein BNAC09G18380D: MSKNSKASSQCLLLLLLLVFSVSSQPALSFRAPKPQSQPTSPQTIIDDSSSMGKIDHTKSMIADFFSHKFPLKSWPIPNPKYPPFIMVNTNIPTNPSGAQEESEKLPSSPIKANKDGGNA, from the coding sequence ATGTCAAAAAATTCAAAGGCTTCTTCTCAATGTCTActactcctcctcctccttgtcTTCTCTGTCAGTTCTCAACCAGCACTCTCCTTTCGTGCCCCAAAACCGCAATCACAACCAACATCACCTCAAACCATAATCGATGATTCGTCTTCAATGGGCAAGATCGACCATACAAAATCCATGATTGCTGATTTCTTCAGCCACAAGTTTCCACTAAAGAGCTGGCCTATACCCAACCCCAAGTACCCACCTTTCATAATGGTTAACACTAATATTCCAACAAACCCATCTGGAGCTCAAGAGGAATCAGAGAAGTTACCTTCTTCCCCAATCAAAGCCAACAAAGATGGAGGAAACGCCTGA
- the LOC106416715 gene encoding berberine bridge enzyme-like 26, with product MGISKPSPAFSFLLIFALYFSFYTITPTTSSASLQDQFINCLHKNTHVSFPLESTFFAPAKNVSMFSEVLQSTAQNLRYLTKSVPKPGFIFKPLHESHVQASIICSKKLGTHVRVRSGGHDYEGLSYVSEIEKPFIVMDLSKLRKVNINIKDNSGWVQAGATVGELYYRIAEKSGVHGFPAGLCSSLGIGGHITGGAYGSMMRKYGLGADNVLDAKIVDANGKILDRKAMGEDTFWAIRGGAGGSFGIILEWKIKLVPVPKTVTVFTVTKTLQQDPGNKILSKWQMVADKLVDELFIRVIFNVAANNGSKTATTSYNAVFLGNKGVLMKVMNKSFPELGLTPKDCTEMSWLESIVYISGFASRTPTKVLLQGKSPFPKNNFKAKSDFVKKPIPESGLKGIFKKLLKEDNPMMIWNPYGGMMAKIPESQIPFPHRKGVIFKIQYVTNWPDSDRRASRHIKWIRDLYSFMTPYVSTNPRQAYVNYRDLDLGQNKKGCKSTINQAQVWGASYFKDNFKRLVKVKTKVDPNNFFRHEQSIPPMLVQN from the exons ATGGGAATTTCAAAACCATCCCCtgcattttcttttcttttgattttcgcCTTATATTTCTCGTTCTACACCATAACACCAACAACTTCTTCAGCTTCCCTCCAAGATCAATTCATAAACTGTCTCCATAAAAACACGCATGTTTCTTTCCCACTCGAAAGTACGTTTTTCGCTCCTGCCAAAAACGTTTCCATGTTCAGCGAAGTCCTTCAGTCGACAGCTCAGAATCTCCGGTACTTGACAAAGTCCGTGCCTAAACCGGGATTCATATTCAAACCGCTCCACGAGTCTCACGTCCAAGCTTCCATCATCTGTTCCAAGAAACTTGGAACTCATGTACGCGTCAGAAGCGGCGGTCACGACTACGAAGGCTTGTCTTATGTCTCGGAGATCGAAAAACCTTTTATAGTGATGGACCTGTCCAAGCTGAGAAAAGTCAACATTAATATTAAAGACAATAGTGGTTGGGTTCAAGCTGGTGCTACAGTTGGTGAACTTTACTACAG GATTGCAGAGAAGAGCGGAGTCCATGGTTTTCCGGCCGGTTTGTGCTCCAGCTTAGGGATAGGCGGACACATAACCGGCGGCGCATACGGTTCCATGATGAGGAAATACGGTCTCGGTGCAGATAACGTTCTAGACGCAAAGATCGTCGACGCCAACGGTAAAATACTGGACCGAAAAGCGATGGGCGAGGATACGTTTTGGGCGATTCGAGGAGGCGCTGGAGGTAGTTTTGGGATAATTCTAGAATGGAAgatcaagcttgttcctgttcCCAAGACCGTAACCGTCTTCACCGTCACAAAAACGTTACAACAAGACCCTGGCAACAAGATTCTTTCGAAGTGGCAAATGGTCGCGGACAAGCTTGTCGACGAGCTATTCATCCGGGTGATCTTCAACGTAGCTGCAAACAACGGAAGCAAGACCGCTACGACGTCGTATAATGCTGTTTTTCTTGGCAACAAAGGCGTGTTGATGAAAGTTATGAACAAGAGCTTCCCGGAGCTAGGTCTAACGCCGAAAGATTGTACCGAAATGAGCTGGCTTGAATCCATTGTTTACATCTCTGGATTCGCGAGCCGCACTCCTACCAAGGTATTGCTTCAAGGGAAGTCTCCTTTCCCGAAGAACAACTTCAAAGCCAAATCCGATTTCGTGAAGAAGCCTATTCCTGAGTCAGGGCTTAAAGGGATCTTCAAGAAGCTGCTTAAAGAAGATAATCCAATGATGATATGGAATCCTTACGGAGGAATGATGGCGAAAATCCCTGAATCACAGATCCCGTTTCCTCATAGGAAAGGAGTCATATTCAAGATTCAGTACGTAACGAATTGGCCAGACAGTGACAGGAGAGCGAGCAGGCACATCAAGTGGATCAGAGATCTCTACAGTTTCATGACTCCTTATGTCTCGACGAATCCACGACAAGCCTACGTGAACTACCGTGATCTAGACCTGGGACAGAACAAAAAGGGCTGTAAGTCGACCATCAACCAAGCTCAAGTCTGGGGAGCTAGTTACTTCAAAGACAACTTCAAGAGGTTGGTGAA
- the LOC111211944 gene encoding alpha N-terminal protein methyltransferase 1-like produces the protein MSLSLYSPFVSTGYSHWNHPNHIPPPTTTSALPPSLRQRRRELRSVLIRSLDQMEVSGVDSEGKEFNSAQEMWREAIGEEGDETKKTQWYRDGVSYWEGVEASVDGVLGGYGHVNDADITGSEVFLKTLMQERLVNGGTNQHLVALDCGSGIGRITKNLLIRYFNEVDLLEPVAQFLDAARENLASIGSETHKATNFFCVPLQEFTPAAQRYDVIWVQWCIGHLTDDDFVSFFNRAKGCLKPGGFFVVKENLAKKGFVLDKEDRSITRSNPYFKELFRRCGLHLYQTKDQKGLPQELFAVKMYALTVDIPPKVHKTRSKTRGNRPQIIK, from the exons atgtcTCTTTCTCTTTACAGCCCATTTGTTTCGACTGGATACTCCCACTGGAACCACCCAAACCATATCCCGCCGCCGACGACGACGTCTGCCTTGCCACCGTCACTGCGTCAACGGAGAAGAGAACTAAGAAGCGTCTTAATTCGCTCGTTGGATCAAATGGAAGTTAGTGGCGTAGATTCCGAGGGTAAAGAGTTCAACAGCGCacaagagatgtggagagaagcAATCggtgaagaaggagatgaaACGAAGAAGACCCAATGGTACAGAGACGGAGTTTCTTACTGGGAA GGTGTTGAGGCTTCTGTTGATGGAGTATTAGGAGGATATGGGCATGTGAATGACGCTGATATTACAGGAAGTGAGGTTTTTCTAAAGACTcttatgcaagagagattagtCAATGGAGGAACAAATCAGCATCTAGTGGCTCTTG ATTGTGGTTCTGGCATTGGAAGGATCACTAAGAATCTTCTGATACGGTACTTCAACGAG GTTGATCTTCTTGAGCCTGTAGCGCAGTTTCTTGATGCTGCACGTGAGAATTTGGCATCTATTGGCTCAGAAACGCACAAAGCAACTAACTTTTTCTGTGTACCTCTTCAG GAGTttactccagctgctcaaaggTACGATGTCATATGGGTTCAATGGTGCATTGGGCATCTCACTGATGatgattttgtttctttcttcaaCCGGGCAAAG GGTTGCCTTAAACCCGGTGGGTTTTTTGTCGTGAAAGAGAATCTCGCTAAGAAAG GATTTGTTTTGGATAAAGAGGATCGTAGCATCACCAGATCCAATCCATACTTTAAAGAGCTCTTTCGACGATGTGGGTTACATCTCTATCAAACGAAG GATCAGAAGGGTCTTCCTCAAGAGTTATTTGCTGTAAAAATGTATGCTTTGACGGTTGATATACCACCCAAAGTCCACAAAACCAGGTCGAAAACTCGCGGCAACAGACCACAAATTATCAAATGA